One Pseudomonas fluorescens genomic region harbors:
- a CDS encoding aldehyde dehydrogenase family protein gives MFLINGRLSSFDTLEEALVLLRQDLPQRLNTPLASATVIDAVSRFAEHLRSAMSPLGLDAEQAQTLIDFCQADGLRAKLQRELGDTPQSLRRIDYRQSRFEGWNSLGLVVHITPGNAPLLAFCAVVEGLLAGNINWLRPSSSDEGLTARLLEALVACDGSGQLAGYVAVLPVATADIGQLCAHANGVSAWGGESALQAIRQQLPPGCRWIDWGHRISFVYMTPDAATDQALDSVADEVCRLDQQACSSPQWLLIDSEEPRVLREIGARLAASFGRRAAQWPALAPTLQEAAQITTQLQMARLGQSFSGQTGHIWNAPGWRIIWTHDHELSPSPLFRSVMLKPLPRSQLASTLLPWRNVLQSCGLQCAAADTTELAHTLINAGVTRTAPINGIHDGYEGEPHDGVYALQRLSRRVSVSLAPTVLATHASLDPQPKPLPHAAQPIMDKQALTAQPFNPKAQLYFRSGGSSGTPVLAGFSYRDFQRQMRATADGLFAAGLDPRQDRVMNLFFSGGLYGGFFSFAKVLELLDVTHLPMGAPADDDYREIAQLIIDHRVTVLIGMPSTLHRLFLDAGEQLRASGFVEKVFLGGEHVSEQTRRLLQDNGVKSVRSAIYGSVDAGPLGHACKATADGVFHLMETIQTLEIVAFDEDVPAIGNEPGRLLFTSKAREGQDVTRYDVGDSGRWIPGVCECGLTSARFELLQRHGKLIRIGTDFISLSELAQRLQTPFQLVLDHAPDGLERLRLRSERSSPDIHERLADYSTLMTIIETGLLEMEVEVCSAGDFMRNKHSGKTPTVVDSRR, from the coding sequence ATGTTTTTGATCAATGGCCGTTTATCCAGCTTTGATACCTTGGAAGAAGCACTGGTACTTTTGCGTCAGGACTTGCCGCAGCGCCTGAACACGCCGCTTGCAAGTGCCACGGTGATCGACGCCGTGAGCCGGTTCGCCGAGCACCTTCGCAGCGCCATGTCGCCACTCGGGCTCGACGCCGAACAGGCGCAAACGCTGATCGACTTTTGTCAGGCCGACGGGCTGCGCGCCAAACTGCAACGCGAACTTGGCGACACGCCGCAATCGTTGCGACGTATCGATTATCGACAGTCACGTTTTGAGGGCTGGAATTCGCTCGGGCTGGTGGTGCACATCACACCGGGCAATGCGCCGCTTCTTGCCTTCTGTGCGGTGGTCGAGGGTCTGCTGGCCGGAAATATCAATTGGTTGCGCCCCAGCAGCAGCGACGAAGGTCTGACGGCCCGTCTGCTTGAAGCGTTGGTGGCGTGCGATGGAAGTGGCCAACTCGCCGGTTACGTCGCGGTGCTGCCGGTGGCGACAGCAGACATCGGCCAACTGTGCGCACACGCCAACGGTGTCTCGGCCTGGGGCGGGGAATCGGCGTTGCAGGCGATCAGGCAACAACTTCCTCCCGGTTGCCGCTGGATCGATTGGGGGCATCGCATCAGTTTCGTCTACATGACGCCGGATGCCGCCACTGACCAGGCACTGGACAGCGTCGCCGATGAGGTTTGCCGCCTCGATCAACAAGCATGCTCCAGCCCGCAATGGCTGCTGATAGACAGTGAAGAACCGCGCGTTTTGCGTGAGATCGGCGCAAGGCTCGCGGCGTCCTTCGGGCGGCGCGCCGCGCAATGGCCAGCCCTGGCGCCAACGCTTCAAGAAGCCGCTCAAATCACTACTCAGCTGCAGATGGCCCGACTAGGACAGAGTTTCTCCGGGCAAACCGGTCATATATGGAATGCGCCGGGTTGGCGAATAATCTGGACACACGACCACGAACTCAGCCCTTCTCCCTTGTTTCGCAGCGTCATGCTCAAACCGCTGCCGCGCTCGCAGCTCGCCTCGACGTTGCTACCTTGGCGCAATGTGCTGCAGAGCTGCGGGCTGCAATGCGCAGCCGCGGACACCACAGAGCTGGCACACACGCTGATCAACGCCGGGGTCACGCGCACTGCCCCGATCAACGGCATTCACGATGGTTACGAAGGCGAACCCCATGACGGTGTTTACGCCTTGCAGCGCCTGAGTCGACGTGTTTCGGTGAGCCTGGCGCCGACAGTGCTGGCGACCCACGCCAGCCTCGACCCACAGCCCAAACCGTTGCCGCACGCCGCGCAACCGATCATGGACAAACAGGCGCTCACCGCGCAGCCGTTCAATCCCAAAGCCCAGCTGTATTTCCGCTCCGGCGGCAGCAGCGGCACGCCAGTCCTTGCCGGCTTCAGTTACCGGGATTTCCAGCGGCAAATGCGCGCCACCGCAGACGGCCTGTTCGCCGCTGGGCTCGATCCACGTCAAGATCGGGTAATGAATCTGTTCTTCAGTGGCGGGTTGTACGGTGGCTTTTTCAGCTTCGCCAAAGTCCTCGAACTGCTGGACGTCACTCATCTGCCGATGGGTGCTCCCGCCGATGATGACTATCGCGAGATCGCGCAACTGATCATTGATCACCGTGTGACGGTTTTGATCGGCATGCCCAGCACGCTTCACCGTCTGTTTCTCGATGCCGGCGAACAACTGCGTGCCTCGGGCTTCGTAGAAAAAGTCTTCCTCGGCGGCGAACACGTCAGCGAACAGACGCGCCGCCTGCTGCAAGACAACGGCGTCAAAAGCGTGCGCTCGGCGATCTACGGCAGCGTCGACGCCGGCCCTCTCGGCCACGCCTGCAAAGCCACCGCTGATGGCGTATTTCATTTGATGGAGACGATCCAGACTCTGGAGATCGTTGCGTTCGATGAGGATGTCCCGGCAATCGGCAATGAACCCGGTCGGCTGCTGTTTACCTCGAAAGCCCGGGAAGGTCAGGACGTCACGCGTTATGACGTCGGCGACAGCGGACGCTGGATTCCCGGCGTATGTGAATGCGGATTGACCTCTGCGCGCTTCGAACTGCTGCAACGTCACGGCAAGCTCATTCGTATAGGCACCGATTTCATTTCCTTGAGCGAGTTGGCGCAGCGCCTGCAAACGCCGTTTCAGTTGGTGCTGGATCACGCGCCGGACGGTCTGGAACGACTGCGGTTGCGTAGCGAGCGCTCGTCGCCGGATATCCACGAGCGGCTGGCTGACTACTCAACGTTGATGACGATTATCGAAACGGGCCTGCTGGAGATGGAAGTCGAAGTGTGTTCAGCCGGCGACTTCATGCGCAATAAACACAGTGGCAAAACACCGACCGTGGTTGATTCACGCCGCTGA
- a CDS encoding phenylacetate--CoA ligase family protein, producing the protein MTTSAPLHELIDFARRHSPFYRKQLAHITDPAIPLDQLPVINPVEYWRNSHSMNEWPVLTGPVAHALVFRTGGSTGAGKLSVYTRQEWQTLVRDFGASVTERFKPGDRVANLFYAGDLYASFLFTHDALAHVDTDITEFPFTGNVADDTLVESITAQRINVLTGLPARLLTLANELIRRGQTLPEVRALLYAGESLFTSQREMLWQVFPNARIDSLGYASVDAGYLGASSADCADGEHRVRDGQSLLEIIDEESGDVIDECGRIGLLVVTSLTRRLMPLLRYPVGDRACWLEAQGSPRRKFMLKGRSASSQRVRVGILSLMPDEIGQLVKGSVGSDDWQLVIEQAGHKDVVSLKWVPTGQSPAMDEGNRALEDGLLEQLPLIKHLRAEQLLELHVRRCRVDELPRHPRSGKCLRVLDLRVYEPAAEPA; encoded by the coding sequence GTGACAACTTCAGCCCCCTTACATGAGCTAATTGATTTTGCGCGCCGGCACTCACCTTTTTACAGAAAGCAACTAGCGCACATTACTGACCCTGCGATACCACTTGATCAACTGCCTGTAATCAACCCGGTTGAATATTGGCGTAACAGCCACTCGATGAACGAATGGCCGGTATTGACCGGCCCGGTTGCACACGCATTGGTATTCAGAACCGGCGGTTCAACCGGCGCCGGAAAACTTTCGGTCTATACCCGTCAGGAATGGCAGACGCTGGTCAGAGACTTCGGCGCCAGTGTGACGGAGCGATTCAAACCCGGTGATCGCGTTGCCAATTTGTTTTATGCAGGCGATTTGTACGCCAGTTTCCTGTTCACTCACGATGCCCTGGCGCATGTCGATACCGACATCACCGAATTTCCATTCACCGGCAACGTGGCCGACGACACTCTGGTCGAATCGATCACTGCGCAGCGGATCAATGTTCTGACGGGGTTGCCGGCTCGCCTGCTGACGCTCGCCAATGAGCTGATTCGGCGCGGGCAAACGTTGCCCGAGGTGCGGGCGCTGTTGTACGCCGGTGAAAGTCTGTTCACCTCGCAACGCGAAATGCTCTGGCAGGTGTTTCCCAATGCGCGGATCGATTCGCTTGGCTATGCGAGTGTCGATGCCGGGTATCTCGGTGCCAGCTCGGCTGATTGCGCTGATGGTGAACATCGCGTGCGGGACGGGCAAAGTCTGCTGGAAATCATTGACGAAGAATCCGGTGACGTCATCGACGAATGTGGTCGCATCGGCTTGTTGGTGGTGACCAGCCTCACCCGCCGTTTGATGCCACTGCTGCGTTACCCGGTTGGCGACCGTGCCTGCTGGCTCGAAGCCCAAGGCAGCCCCCGGCGCAAGTTCATGCTCAAAGGTCGCAGTGCCAGCAGCCAACGCGTGCGGGTCGGGATCCTGTCGCTGATGCCGGATGAAATCGGCCAACTGGTCAAAGGCAGCGTAGGCAGTGATGACTGGCAATTGGTCATCGAGCAAGCCGGGCACAAGGACGTCGTCAGTCTCAAATGGGTGCCGACCGGCCAGTCTCCCGCCATGGACGAAGGCAATCGCGCGCTGGAAGACGGATTGCTCGAGCAACTGCCGTTGATCAAGCATTTGCGTGCAGAGCAGCTGCTGGAATTGCATGTCCGGCGCTGCCGGGTCGACGAGCTGCCACGCCATCCACGCTCCGGCAAATGCCTGCGGGTGCTGGATCTGCGTGTCTATGAACCTGCCGCGGAGCCTGCCTGA
- a CDS encoding GNAT family N-acetyltransferase, translating to MKTLCLRNYRAGDASAVSQLIRQVYGDYYAHPHVYLPHMISQNHSSSRWHSLVAEVGGQILGHATLFRQTASRSAELALTVVHPQSRGQNIATRLSQQLLTHAQALGCHAVSIKQVTHHPYTQRMALKLGFHNTGWLPDHVPSPYDTSAREPLIIGCQNLSGYQQPLPNVEWPARFEDFKQHLCSVFGVRDQPSRWRGASVKIAQNAHRYDIVLKNLDPAMLRQLQELPAHWLVSVQLGLSRHFAADCDRLAQIGFQFTGLAPGESHCEGWLALFHRGFVPRRLQLYCPHMQGLHDSLANPAADN from the coding sequence ATGAAAACACTGTGCTTGCGCAATTACCGCGCTGGCGATGCCTCGGCTGTCAGCCAACTGATTCGGCAGGTTTACGGCGATTATTATGCTCACCCGCATGTTTACCTGCCGCACATGATCAGCCAGAACCACAGCAGCAGCCGTTGGCATTCACTGGTCGCTGAGGTTGGCGGGCAAATTCTCGGGCACGCTACGTTGTTTCGCCAAACCGCATCGCGCAGCGCAGAGCTGGCGTTGACTGTGGTCCATCCGCAATCTCGCGGGCAAAACATTGCCACCCGCCTGAGCCAGCAGTTGTTGACTCACGCACAGGCTCTGGGCTGCCACGCCGTGTCCATCAAGCAGGTCACGCATCACCCGTACACGCAGCGCATGGCGCTCAAGCTGGGATTTCACAACACCGGATGGCTGCCCGATCACGTTCCTTCACCCTACGATACCTCGGCACGTGAACCCCTCATCATTGGCTGCCAGAACCTCTCGGGCTATCAGCAGCCGTTGCCAAACGTGGAGTGGCCTGCGCGCTTCGAAGACTTCAAGCAACATTTGTGCAGCGTGTTCGGGGTCCGCGATCAGCCATCGCGCTGGCGTGGAGCATCGGTGAAAATCGCTCAGAACGCGCACCGCTATGACATTGTCCTAAAAAACCTCGACCCCGCCATGCTCAGGCAACTCCAAGAACTGCCGGCACATTGGCTGGTTTCAGTGCAACTGGGGTTGTCTCGCCACTTCGCCGCGGATTGCGACAGGCTGGCGCAGATCGGATTCCAGTTCACTGGGCTGGCGCCGGGGGAAAGTCACTGTGAAGGATGGCTGGCGTTGTTTCATCGAGGTTTCGTCCCGCGACGCCTGCAGCTGTACTGCCCGCACATGCAAGGTCTACACGACAGTCTGGCCAATCCAGCCGCCGACAACTGA
- a CDS encoding methyl-accepting chemotaxis protein has translation MPAFRTIQARYTLFLVLFILLLSVLTVAGISQLVAPKLRQTEEQVVLNRIAEVAEQIQGELNKVQAQQRSITQTIPLLDSAAIDTVLPGLVDQYGELKVFGGGIWPLPGQREAGRNKFSTFWHRDASGKLAVNTFWNSDAAPNYYDQSWHKGGMATPRGQCAWAAAYKDDASAEPRTNCAMAIYKNGSAWGVSTIDVTLGFFNDLVARKEKDLTAEMLIVEADGKIISNSSRISGPIVLKNISELASSSPFASQVKNGLQNRDQAQRIEFDNSGEASTFFMRPIEGTPWFLATALPTKMLTAQRDDVLSSLSLIQIPLVILLVLLQVYAIRKLVQRMKALKANIDLLSSGDADLTRRITIRAEDELGAIGHSVNTFIAYLQNMIGEVTQATGAMASSLDNLQRTSAHTSQILLRHASETDQTVTAITEMSSTAESVAQNAAETAAFTQRANENADRSRVVVGEATNSVVALIDEVASATHKVENMQQDAQRITEILGVIGAIAGQTNLLALNAAIEAARAGEQGRGFAVVADEVRALAARTQASTSEINEMLTRLTQGVSSSVSAMENTQASCQSAADATARVNSGLDEMAGSVSHINSLGTQIATAAEQQSAVTEEINRSMVQIRHMVDELVQSGHASEVNTRQLLEANTQVSAIMGRFKVR, from the coding sequence ATGCCCGCATTCCGCACCATTCAGGCTCGCTACACGTTGTTTCTGGTTCTGTTCATCCTGTTGCTTTCGGTTCTGACTGTGGCCGGAATCAGCCAGTTGGTCGCACCGAAGCTGCGCCAAACCGAGGAGCAGGTGGTGCTCAACCGTATCGCGGAGGTCGCCGAGCAGATTCAGGGCGAACTGAACAAGGTTCAGGCGCAACAACGCAGCATCACCCAGACCATCCCGCTGCTGGACAGCGCAGCAATCGACACGGTGCTGCCGGGTTTGGTGGATCAGTACGGTGAACTCAAGGTGTTCGGCGGTGGCATCTGGCCCCTGCCGGGTCAACGCGAAGCCGGGCGCAACAAATTCAGCACGTTCTGGCACCGGGATGCCTCAGGCAAACTGGCGGTAAACACGTTCTGGAACAGCGACGCCGCACCCAATTACTACGATCAGAGCTGGCACAAGGGCGGCATGGCCACCCCGCGCGGGCAATGCGCCTGGGCCGCGGCTTACAAGGACGATGCCAGCGCCGAACCGCGCACCAATTGCGCGATGGCCATTTACAAAAACGGATCGGCCTGGGGCGTGTCGACCATCGACGTGACCCTCGGCTTCTTCAATGATCTGGTGGCGCGCAAGGAAAAGGACCTCACGGCCGAAATGCTCATCGTCGAGGCGGACGGCAAGATCATTAGCAACAGCTCGCGCATCAGCGGTCCGATCGTGTTGAAAAACATCAGCGAACTGGCCAGCAGTTCGCCTTTCGCCAGCCAGGTCAAAAACGGCTTGCAAAACCGCGATCAGGCGCAGCGCATCGAATTCGACAACAGCGGTGAAGCCAGTACCTTCTTCATGCGTCCGATCGAAGGCACGCCATGGTTCCTCGCCACCGCCCTGCCAACCAAAATGCTCACCGCACAGCGTGACGATGTGCTGAGCAGCCTTAGCCTGATCCAGATCCCGCTGGTGATTCTGCTGGTGCTGTTGCAGGTTTATGCGATCCGCAAACTGGTGCAGCGCATGAAGGCCTTGAAAGCCAACATCGATTTGCTGTCCAGCGGCGACGCTGACCTGACCCGGCGTATCACCATTCGCGCTGAAGACGAACTGGGCGCCATCGGCCATTCGGTCAACACCTTTATTGCCTATCTGCAAAACATGATCGGCGAAGTCACCCAAGCCACCGGCGCCATGGCGTCGAGCCTGGACAATCTGCAACGTACCTCGGCACACACCAGCCAGATTCTGCTGCGCCATGCTTCGGAGACCGATCAGACCGTCACCGCCATCACCGAAATGAGCTCGACAGCGGAAAGCGTCGCGCAGAACGCTGCCGAAACTGCCGCATTCACCCAACGTGCCAACGAAAACGCCGACCGTTCGCGGGTGGTCGTCGGTGAAGCAACCAACAGCGTGGTCGCGTTGATCGACGAGGTCGCCAGCGCCACCCATAAAGTTGAAAACATGCAGCAGGACGCTCAACGCATCACCGAGATTCTCGGCGTTATCGGTGCGATTGCCGGACAGACCAACCTGCTGGCACTCAACGCCGCCATCGAAGCCGCCCGTGCCGGTGAACAGGGCCGCGGCTTTGCCGTGGTAGCCGACGAAGTCCGCGCACTCGCTGCCCGCACCCAGGCCAGCACATCGGAGATCAACGAAATGTTGACCCGCCTGACCCAAGGCGTGAGTTCCTCGGTCAGCGCGATGGAAAACACCCAGGCGAGCTGCCAATCCGCCGCCGACGCCACCGCACGGGTCAATTCCGGGCTGGACGAAATGGCCGGCTCGGTCAGCCACATCAACAGCCTCGGCACGCAGATCGCCACCGCCGCCGAGCAACAAAGCGCCGTGACCGAAGAAATCAACCGCAGCATGGTGCAGATCCGGCATATGGTCGATGAACTGGTGCAAAGCGGCCATGCCAGCGAAGTCAACACACGGCAATTGCTTGAAGCCAACACCCAGGTCAGTGCAATCATGGGCCGCTTCAAAGTCCGCTGA
- a CDS encoding DUF411 domain-containing protein, which yields MRTQLRLVALTALFISSLAQAADPIPIEVHRDANCGCCKKWISHLEANGFKVDDHVESDMSAFKQQHGVPPRLASCHTAIINGKFVEGHVPADQVLALSKRDDLLGMAAPGMPMGSPGMEMDGMSDAYQVIGLTKAGTDVVVADYPAH from the coding sequence ATGCGAACCCAATTGCGTCTGGTTGCCCTGACCGCCCTGTTCATTTCCTCCCTGGCCCAGGCCGCCGACCCGATCCCGATCGAAGTCCACCGCGATGCCAATTGCGGCTGCTGCAAAAAGTGGATCAGCCACCTCGAAGCCAACGGTTTCAAAGTCGACGATCACGTCGAGAGCGACATGAGCGCTTTCAAGCAGCAACACGGCGTGCCACCGCGCCTGGCGTCGTGCCACACGGCAATCATCAATGGCAAATTCGTCGAGGGCCACGTGCCGGCCGACCAGGTGCTGGCGTTGAGCAAGCGTGATGATTTGCTCGGCATGGCCGCACCGGGCATGCCGATGGGCTCGCCGGGGATGGAAATGGACGGCATGAGCGATGCTTATCAGGTGATCGGTCTGACCAAGGCCGGCACGGACGTAGTGGTGGCGGATTACCCGGCCCATTGA
- a CDS encoding YqaA family protein, with protein MGAAYFGLFFAAFGAATLLPLQSEALLISLIVSDRYWLWGLLAVATMGNVLGSLVNWWLGRGIERFQNRRWFPVSPQHMAKARKHYERYGHWSLLLSWLPVIGDPLTLIAGVMREPLGRFLLIVTLAKGARYGVLAMLTLGWLG; from the coding sequence ATCGGCGCAGCTTATTTCGGGCTGTTCTTTGCCGCGTTCGGCGCCGCGACCCTGTTGCCGTTGCAATCCGAGGCATTGCTCATCAGCTTGATTGTCAGCGACCGCTATTGGCTGTGGGGTTTGTTGGCGGTGGCAACCATGGGCAACGTGCTCGGTTCGCTGGTCAACTGGTGGCTCGGCCGAGGGATCGAGCGGTTCCAGAATCGACGCTGGTTTCCGGTCAGCCCTCAGCACATGGCCAAGGCGCGCAAGCATTACGAACGCTACGGGCATTGGTCACTGCTGCTCAGTTGGCTGCCCGTGATCGGTGACCCGCTGACGTTGATCGCCGGCGTTATGCGCGAGCCACTTGGCCGTTTCCTGCTGATCGTCACCCTTGCCAAAGGTGCGCGCTATGGCGTGCTGGCGATGTTGACGCTTGGCTGGCTGGGTTGA
- a CDS encoding alpha/beta fold hydrolase, producing the protein MSVTISRWLPGLFLSAALPMFAHAATDAAPAEGPAYGPQLEGFEYPYTLKHFAFQSQGKSLQMGYMDVAAHGKANGRTVVLMHGKNFCAATWDSSIKALSEAGYRVVAPDQIGFCTSSKPDNYQYSFQQLATNTQQLLKALGIQKATLLGHSTGGMLATRYALLFPEQVDQLALVNPIGLEDWKALGVPYRTVDQWYQRELKVSAQGIRDYERTTYYDGRWKPEFDRWVDMLAGLSKGPGKTQVAWNSALIYDMIFTQPVYYEFKDLKMPTLLLIGTSDTTAIGKDLAPPEVKAKIGHYEVLGKQVAKLIPQSTLVEFPGMGHAPQMEEPAKFHQALLGWLGKSNSVP; encoded by the coding sequence ATGTCCGTGACGATTTCCCGCTGGCTGCCAGGCTTGTTCCTCAGCGCCGCCCTGCCAATGTTCGCGCATGCCGCGACCGATGCAGCACCGGCCGAAGGCCCGGCGTACGGTCCGCAATTGGAGGGGTTCGAATACCCCTACACGCTTAAACACTTCGCTTTCCAGTCCCAGGGCAAATCCTTGCAAATGGGTTACATGGATGTCGCTGCGCATGGCAAGGCCAACGGGCGCACCGTGGTGCTGATGCATGGCAAGAATTTTTGCGCCGCCACCTGGGACAGCTCGATCAAAGCCTTGAGCGAGGCCGGTTATCGTGTGGTCGCGCCGGATCAAATCGGTTTCTGTACCTCCAGCAAACCTGACAATTACCAGTACAGCTTTCAGCAGTTGGCCACCAATACTCAGCAATTGCTCAAAGCGCTGGGTATCCAGAAGGCCACCCTGCTCGGCCATTCCACCGGCGGCATGCTCGCCACCCGCTACGCACTGCTGTTCCCGGAGCAGGTCGACCAACTGGCGCTGGTCAATCCGATCGGTCTGGAAGACTGGAAAGCCCTCGGCGTGCCCTATCGCACCGTCGATCAGTGGTATCAGCGCGAGCTGAAAGTCAGCGCTCAGGGCATTCGCGACTATGAGCGCACGACCTACTACGATGGCCGCTGGAAACCCGAATTCGATCGTTGGGTCGACATGCTGGCGGGTCTCAGCAAAGGCCCGGGCAAGACTCAAGTCGCCTGGAACTCGGCGTTGATCTACGACATGATTTTCACCCAGCCGGTGTACTACGAGTTCAAGGATTTGAAGATGCCAACGCTGCTGCTGATCGGCACCTCGGACACCACCGCAATCGGCAAGGATCTGGCCCCCCCGGAAGTGAAAGCGAAAATCGGCCACTATGAAGTGCTCGGCAAACAAGTCGCCAAGCTGATCCCGCAATCGACGCTGGTGGAATTCCCCGGCATGGGCCACGCGCCGCAGATGGAAGAACCGGCGAAGTTCCACCAGGCCTTGCTCGGCTGGCTGGGCAAATCCAATTCCGTTCCTTGA
- a CDS encoding D-2-hydroxyacid dehydrogenase family protein, with protein sequence MAVQIAVIDDWQDVARDVVDWSALDNLGEVTFVHDYPADNSTLAARLGRYQVICVMRERTPFDADLLERLPNLKLLVTGGMRNAALDMQAAATLGIRVCGTDSYKHAAPELTWALIMAATRNLLNEANALRAGQWQQGLGGDLHGKTLGILGLGSIGQRVAQFGQVFGMRVIAWSENLTAERAVQVGVTYVSKQELFEQADVLSVHLVLSERSRGLVDAQALGWMKPTALLVNTARGPIVDEAALIKALQKQQIAGAALDVFEQEPLPALHPFRTLENVLATPHVGYVSRQNYQQFFLQMIEDIQAWAADSPIRLLN encoded by the coding sequence ATGGCGGTGCAGATTGCAGTAATCGACGACTGGCAGGATGTTGCCCGCGACGTGGTCGACTGGTCAGCGCTCGATAATCTCGGTGAAGTGACCTTCGTCCACGACTACCCGGCGGACAACAGCACGCTGGCTGCGCGTCTGGGCCGCTATCAGGTGATTTGCGTGATGCGCGAGCGCACACCCTTCGACGCAGACCTGCTCGAACGTCTGCCCAATCTGAAACTGCTGGTCACCGGTGGCATGCGCAACGCAGCGCTGGACATGCAAGCCGCGGCGACACTTGGCATCCGCGTCTGTGGCACGGACAGTTACAAACACGCAGCGCCGGAGTTGACGTGGGCGCTGATCATGGCCGCCACGCGAAACTTGCTGAATGAAGCCAACGCTCTGCGCGCCGGCCAATGGCAGCAGGGACTGGGCGGTGACCTGCATGGCAAGACGCTGGGGATTCTCGGGCTTGGCAGCATCGGCCAGCGCGTGGCGCAGTTCGGCCAGGTGTTTGGCATGCGCGTCATTGCCTGGAGCGAAAATCTCACGGCGGAACGCGCCGTTCAGGTTGGCGTGACGTATGTGAGCAAGCAGGAACTGTTCGAACAGGCCGACGTGCTCTCGGTGCATCTGGTGCTCAGCGAGCGCAGTCGCGGCCTGGTGGATGCGCAGGCGCTAGGCTGGATGAAGCCAACGGCGCTACTGGTCAACACCGCGCGTGGGCCGATCGTCGATGAAGCGGCACTGATCAAGGCTCTGCAGAAACAACAGATCGCTGGTGCGGCACTTGACGTGTTTGAACAAGAGCCGCTGCCAGCCCTGCATCCGTTCCGGACCCTGGAAAACGTTCTGGCCACACCGCATGTGGGCTATGTCAGCCGGCAGAATTATCAGCAGTTCTTTTTGCAGATGATCGAGGATATTCAGGCATGGGCCGCGGATAGCCCAATACGTCTGTTGAATTAA